The DNA region CTCGGGCGCCTCGTCCAGGTGGACGAGGTCTTCGAGGCGGATGCCGAAGCCGGTGGCCGGGTCGGGGTCGTAGAGGCCGGGCTCGAGGGTCAGAACGTCGCCGATCTCGAGCCGGCCCTCCTCTTCGGCGTGGCGTTTGAAGCTCGGAGACTCGTGGAGCTCGAAGCCGACGCCGTGTCCGAGGCCGTGGACATAGCCCTGGAGCGTCCCGGGCTCGGAGAGCGGGGTCGCGTAGCCCCTGGCGGTGAACGCCTCGCAGACGGCCACCTGGAGATCCCACCCGCGTGCTCCGGGCCGGGCCGCAGCGTGCGCCTGCTGCAGGGCTTCGTGCACCGCCGCGAACGCCGCCGCGACTCGCGGCGGCGGTTCGCCGAAGCAGAAGGTGCGCGTGCAGTCGGCGAACAGGCCGCCGCGCGGGAAGAGATCGACAACCAGCGTCTCGCCGTCCCGCAGGACCCGCTCCGGACTTCCCGAGCTGTGGGGCACGCCGCCCTCGCCGCCCGGCGCCACGATATTGCCGCGCGGCTGCTCGAGGCCGGCGGCGGCGAAGACGGCAGCGATCCCGGCCTTGAGGCGCCCGACCGAAAGCGCCTCGCCCTCGCGCCAAAGCTCGCGATCGCGGACCGTCGCACCGGCGAGGCAACCGGCCACCCAGCGGATGGCCTCACAGGTGACGCCGGCGACCCGGCGGATCTCTGCGAGCTCGCCTGCGGTCTTTCTCTTGCGGATGGCGAGCAGGCCCGCGCTCGCCGAGACGAAGCTCCAGCCCTCGCTGCCGAGCCGCTCGAGAACTTCGTGTGCCAGTCCGAACGGCAGCCGGCCGGCGAGTGCGATCCGCCCCGGCGCGACGCCGGAGCGCTGCAGGGCCTGGGCGAGCAGATTGGCGTGGAAGGCCCCGGGCTGCGGGCTGTCGCGCGACCAGCGCGCGACATCGAGGTCGTCCGGCGAGAGCAGCTCGAGGCCGGTGGCGGCGGCTTCGTCGCGCTCCATCGGCGTCAGGTAGCCCAGGCGGGGCGACCGTCCAGTCCCCGCCGGCACCACGACGAGCGCCTCCCCGAGCTTCGCTGGATGAACGAAAAAAGACCGTTCGGGATCGTCGCCGGCCGCCGAGAGCAGCACCAAAGCCCTGGCCTCGAGCGCTCCGAGGAGCGCCTGGAAGCCGGCGTTGCGACGATCCCGGTCGCCGTTCAAGTCAAACGGTCAGATGTGTTCGGCGACGAGGTTCTTGAACATCGCCTTCGGCATCGCGCCGGCGGCACGCTCGACGACCTCCCCGTTCTTGAACAGCAGGAAGGCGGGGATGCTCGAGATCCGGAACTGCATGGCGAGCTCCTGATTCTCGTCGACGTTGACCTTGGCGATCTGGAGTTTGCCGTCGAGCTCGTCAGCGAGCTCGTCGAGCAGAGGCGCCACCATCCGGCACGGGCCGCACCAGCTGGCCCAGAAATCGATCAGAACCGGCTTGGTGGACTGGAGGACGGCGGACTGGAAGTTCTTCTGGTCGACCGTCACGATCTTGCTGCTGGCCATTGCTTTGGTCCCTTTCTGTTGAAAAACACGGATCTGGCGAGTTTCTGCGCGATCTCAGATCGCCGAACCTCGTCCGGTGCTCCCATGAGAACGCCGGAGGAGGGCAAAGTATTCTCGGCTGAGGGAAACGTCCCGTCCGATCTGGGCCGAAAGCTCGGTTACCGAGGCAAAGAGCATCTCATCCCGCAGCCGCTTGCGGAAGAAGAGCTCGATCCGGGCGCCGTAGACGTCGCGGTCGAAGTCCAGGATATGGCTTTCGACGACCCGCCGGCGGCTGCCGTCCACCGTCGGCCGGCGGCCCAGGTTGGTCACCGAGTCGAAGGTTCCGGCCGGCTCTTCGCTCCCCAGGAAGCGGACTCCTGTGACGTAAACCCCTTCCAGCGGAAGGAGTTCGCCTTCGGGCGCCAGGTTCACCGTCGGCCAGCCGAGGCGCCGCCCCAGGCGGTCCCCTTCGACGATCCGGCCCGTCAGGCTGTAGGGGCGCCCCAGGAGCTCGGCCGCCACTTCGACCTCCCCCTCGGCGAGTGCCCGCCGGATCCGGGTGGACGAGACCGGATGGCCGTCGGCGCGCTCCTCCTCCAGCCCGTGGACGGCGAACCCGAGCTCCGCGCCGAGCCGGGCGAGGAGGGCGAGGTCGCCCTCGCGGTCCTTGCCGAAGGCGAACTGGCGGCCGACGTAGAGCTCGCGGACGCCCAGCCGACCGGCCAGGAACTCGCGGACGAACGATTCGGCCCGCGTCGCGGCGAACTCTGCGGTGAAGGGAATGACCGCCATGAGGTCGACCCCGGCCGCCGCCAGGAGCTGGACCTTCTGCTCGCGGGTGAGAAGCGTCGCGGGCGCCAGATGGGGGGCGAGAACGGTGAGGGGGTGGGGCTCGAAGGTCACCAGAACAGCCGGCAGCCCGAGAGCCCGGGCGCGGGCCACGACGCGATCGAGCACGGCGCGCTGCCCGCGATGGATGCCGTCGTAGTTGCCGACGGTGACCACCGCCGGAGAGGGCAGATCGCAGGGACCGAACGCGTCAGCGACAACCTGCATCGGGCTCAGGCCACCGATGCCGCGATCTCGACTCCGGGGGTATCCACCGGACCGACGATCCGGCCGACCAGGTCGCTGGCGAAAGCGTCGGTGATCTCGACCCGGGCGAAAGTCCCGGCCGGAGCCGAGCCGTCGTTGATCAGCAGCCGGCCGTCGATCTCCGGTGCCATGCCGTGGTGACGCCCTTCGAGGAGGTGCTCGGTCTCCGGCGAGACCCCCTCCACCAGCACGTCGAAGGTCCGGCCGACGAGCGCCTTGCGGCGCGCGAGCGCGATCGGCTTCTGTGCCGCGAGCAGCCGCCGGTGGCGGCGCCGGGCGACGGCGGCGGGCACAGGATCGGCCAGTTCCGCCGCCGGCGTCCCGGGCTCGGCGCTGTAGACGAACGCCCCGAGGTGGTCGAACCGGCTGCGCTTCACGAAGTCGAGCAGGTGATCGAAATGCTCGTCGGTTTCGCCCGGGAAGCCGACGATGAAGGTGGTGCGCAGGAAGATGTCCGGCGCGAGCTCGCGGGCGCGCTCGAGGAGCCGCGTGTAGCGCTCGGCGCTGCCACCCCGGCGCATCGCCTTGAGCATGTCGGGATGGCTGTGCTGGAGCGGCATGTCGACGTACGACACCAGCCGCTCCTCCTCCCCCATCAGCTTGAGCAGCTGCTCGTCGAGGGTCGTCGGATAGGCGTAGAGGAAGCGGATCCACTTGAAGCCGGTCGAAGCGAGCAGCGCCTCTGCCAGGCGCGTGAGCCCGTGTTTGCCGTAGTCGAGGTCCTCGCCGTAGCGCGTCGTGTCCTGGGCGATCAGGCAGAGCTCGCCGACCCCGCGCGCCTCGAGCCCGCGGGCCTCCTCGACCAGGCTCTCCACGGAACGGCTGCGAAAGCGGCCGCGCCAGAGCGGGATCGCGCAAAAGGTGCAGGGGTTGTTGCAGCCCTCGGCCACCTTGAGATAGGCGTAGCCGCGCGTCGTCAGCAGGCGCGGCGCGGTGTGGTCGAAGACCATGTGAGAGGGCGACGGCGGCGGCGCCGCGCCGCCGAGGTTGACGACCCTCTCGACGTCGAGCAGCGAGTCGAGCGAGATGAAGCCGTCGATCTCGGGGATATCGCGCGCGAGCTCCTGGCCGAAGCGGTTGACCATGCACCCGGCCACCAGGAGCTTCGAAACCCCCTTGCCCTTGCGCGCCGCCACTTCGAGGATGGCGTCGATCGACTCACGCTTGGCCTCGTCGATGAAGGCGCAGGTGTTGACGATGACCGTCTCGGCGCCCTCCATGTCGGGAGTGATCGCATGCCCGCGCCGCGCCAGCTCGCCGAGCAGGATCTCGCTGTCGACGCGATTCTTGGCGCAGCCGAGACTGATCAGACCGACGCTGGAGGGGTTCCTGGGGGTCGCCACAATCGAGCCAGTCTAGCAAACGGCGCTTCGGCCGGCTGCGGCAGAGACCGCGGCAGGGCGCGCGTGCGCCGGCTTGCAGTGGCGGGCGGCCGGTGGCGGCCGGTCAGCGCACGAGTTGCGGGGTGGGCGACGAGGTGAGCGCCATGCGTTTCAGGAGCCAGGTCACCAGGCGCTCGGGCGGGGCGAGCCGGCTCATGCCGAACTCGGTCGGCAGGCGCGGCGGCTCCATCAGGTTCAGGGCGCGGAAGACGGCATAGGTGAAGTTCTGCTGCACGCTGTCCTGGCGGCGGTCGGCGAACATCGCCCGCAACGAGTCGAGCTGCTCGCCGAGGAGCGATTCGATCCCGGCGAGATCCGGCTCCGGCAGCGCGGCGCGCTTCGGTGCCGTGAGGCGCGCGGCGGCCCGCCGGTCGATGCCCAGCATCGAAGAGCGCAGCGCCTCGAGCTCCGCCAGGACCGGATCGACGGTAGCCGGCCGGAGGCGCTCGGGCTCGCCATCGAGCAGCAGCGGCATGCCGGAGCAGTTCGCGCGGTGGATGCGAGGATCCTGGACGACCCAGCCGAGCTGGGTCATATCCAGGCCGGAAGAGACGTTCTCGGCGATATTGCGCACGAACGGGTCGATCGCTGAGCGCCCGCTCTCCTCGACGCCGTTGAACATGTTGAGGATGTAGTGGATCCGGA from Thermoanaerobaculia bacterium includes:
- a CDS encoding aminopeptidase P family protein, with the protein product MNGDRDRRNAGFQALLGALEARALVLLSAAGDDPERSFFVHPAKLGEALVVVPAGTGRSPRLGYLTPMERDEAAATGLELLSPDDLDVARWSRDSPQPGAFHANLLAQALQRSGVAPGRIALAGRLPFGLAHEVLERLGSEGWSFVSASAGLLAIRKRKTAGELAEIRRVAGVTCEAIRWVAGCLAGATVRDRELWREGEALSVGRLKAGIAAVFAAAGLEQPRGNIVAPGGEGGVPHSSGSPERVLRDGETLVVDLFPRGGLFADCTRTFCFGEPPPRVAAAFAAVHEALQQAHAAARPGARGWDLQVAVCEAFTARGYATPLSEPGTLQGYVHGLGHGVGFELHESPSFKRHAEEEGRLEIGDVLTLEPGLYDPDPATGFGIRLEDLVHLDEAPENLTPLPYDLDPRAWV
- the trxA gene encoding thioredoxin, with translation MASSKIVTVDQKNFQSAVLQSTKPVLIDFWASWCGPCRMVAPLLDELADELDGKLQIAKVNVDENQELAMQFRISSIPAFLLFKNGEVVERAAGAMPKAMFKNLVAEHI
- a CDS encoding bifunctional riboflavin kinase/FAD synthetase, with translation MQVVADAFGPCDLPSPAVVTVGNYDGIHRGQRAVLDRVVARARALGLPAVLVTFEPHPLTVLAPHLAPATLLTREQKVQLLAAAGVDLMAVIPFTAEFAATRAESFVREFLAGRLGVRELYVGRQFAFGKDREGDLALLARLGAELGFAVHGLEEERADGHPVSSTRIRRALAEGEVEVAAELLGRPYSLTGRIVEGDRLGRRLGWPTVNLAPEGELLPLEGVYVTGVRFLGSEEPAGTFDSVTNLGRRPTVDGSRRRVVESHILDFDRDVYGARIELFFRKRLRDEMLFASVTELSAQIGRDVSLSREYFALLRRSHGSTGRGSAI
- the rimO gene encoding 30S ribosomal protein S12 methylthiotransferase RimO → MATPRNPSSVGLISLGCAKNRVDSEILLGELARRGHAITPDMEGAETVIVNTCAFIDEAKRESIDAILEVAARKGKGVSKLLVAGCMVNRFGQELARDIPEIDGFISLDSLLDVERVVNLGGAAPPPSPSHMVFDHTAPRLLTTRGYAYLKVAEGCNNPCTFCAIPLWRGRFRSRSVESLVEEARGLEARGVGELCLIAQDTTRYGEDLDYGKHGLTRLAEALLASTGFKWIRFLYAYPTTLDEQLLKLMGEEERLVSYVDMPLQHSHPDMLKAMRRGGSAERYTRLLERARELAPDIFLRTTFIVGFPGETDEHFDHLLDFVKRSRFDHLGAFVYSAEPGTPAAELADPVPAAVARRRHRRLLAAQKPIALARRKALVGRTFDVLVEGVSPETEHLLEGRHHGMAPEIDGRLLINDGSAPAGTFARVEITDAFASDLVGRIVGPVDTPGVEIAASVA